CATTGATTTCGCGTTGACGATCCGTGTTCGGGCGTGTCCAAACGACGTCCGGTCAACCTTTTGGAACCGATGGCATCTGCGCCGACACAAAATTGCGATCGCCCCGGCAACCTTTCCGATATGGAAGTTTGCCGGGGCGAACTCAAGACGCGCTGAGCCTAGCTACCTGCTGGCTTGAAATGCAGCTCGGTACCCTCTCCCGTCAGCGTCATTTCTTCAGCCGAGGCTGTCCCCGCGGTGACAGAGTCCAGAGCCTGCGTGTACGCAAACTCAAGTGTCATCGCATCCTCTTCACATGCCATCATGGTCTGCCCGATGGTTCCCATGTCCACACTGCCATCGGTGACAGTCATGGCTCCCATGATCGAGTTACAGCCGCTGCTGCCTGAGAACTGTCCGTCTGATTCAATCGTTAGCTCAATGGGGGTCTCCTCAGTCGGCTTGACCTCGCCTTCCGGCCCCTTCCCATCGACGAGAACCCAGGATCCCGCCGCGGACTCCTGTGTGATTGGGGCCCCTTCGGAACTCTGAGTTCCACCGGAGGAGGAGCATCCCGCAACCCCCATCGCAAGAAGTCCTACCACTGCAACAGCCGAAAAAATCTTCCTCATTAGTCCTCCTAGAGTTGAGGCATCACGTTCTGACAGTGACAGTATTCCCCCTCTGGGCAAAACGCGCATTGGGGGGTTCTAAATTGCGCCAATCCTGCAACAATTGAATCATGTCAAACCCTAGACGAGGCAAAGTAGCGCTGGTATACCGTCACATCACTTCTCCCGTCGGCCCTCTGTTCGCGGTGGCCAGCCGACGGGGCCTGGCTGCCCTGTCGTTCGAACCCGAAGCCACGCTTGAGCAGCTAGGACTCGCAACACCACGCACCGCTGCGCCCAGCGAAGCGAAACAGGCCCAAGTTGATCATCCAGGGGTAGAAATCCTCGACCAGGTCGAAACTCAGCTATCAGAGTATTTTGCGGGCCAGCGCCACAGTTTCGCCCTCGTACTTGATCTGCTGCCAACATTTGAAGTCGACGAGGGCGGGCCAGAGGTTCCGAACCCCTGGGTGTCGGCAAGCGGACGTTTTCGACAAACCGTCCAAGTGGCACTCTCAGGAATTCCGTATGGGAAGACGGCCTCGTACGGGCGGGTGGCCGAGCTCGTTGGACATCCGAGAGCGGCCCGAGCCGTGGGGTCGGCCTGCGCCACGAACCCACTGCCGATCATTCTGCCCTGCCACAGGGTCACCAAGGCCGACGGCTCGCTAGGAAATTACACGGGTGGGACCGAAATAAAGAGAGCCCTTCTCGACCTCGAACGTCCTCGTACCTGAGCGGACATTCCCGCCAGGGCCAAGAACCACAAAATGTATGCGTCGGGGCGGAATAATAGCTTGGGGTACGCACCCCCGGCTCACTTCTATTCCCCGCGTACACATTTCACGAACATGTCAAGGTTCGAGCGTTGTGCATTCGTGGAGCTACGGGGATTCGAACCCCGGACCTTCTCATTGCGAACGAGACGCGCTACCAACTGCGCCATAGCCCCTTATGCGGTAGAAAGCTTAGCACGGACACCCCGGGCTCTAACAACCGCTCAACCGTGAAGTTGACGATGGCCGCGACCGGCCCCCTACTGCGCGCGACGCTGGTCGAGGACGGCATCCAGGTCGAAGCGGAACGTCGGCCCTGTCACCTGCGCAGCTGCAACCGCAGCTGCTGCTACCTGGTCTGACTTATGCAAAGGCCGCGCTGGCACGCCCGAGTCCCGACGTTCTTGAATCGGCACCAAGTCGGTGTCAGCGTGCACACGGCGCGTCAGCGCAGGCGCCTGACCGCTTCCCCGCACCGGCGGGAGGGAAACTACATTCCACTCCTTCGCAGGCCTCTGCATCACGGCCGAGGGCGGTGCGGTGGGTTCACTGACGACCACAACATCGCTTTCTACGTCGTCGCGCGCGGCCTCATCCGAAGCGCCCACTGGTAGTGACTCCTCAATATCCTCCTTGGCCGGCTCCACTGCTTGGCTCTGCGAGGAGACTGTCCGTTCAGAGGGACGTGAGTTCCCACGCGTAGTGGCCCTCACCTGATCCTTGATTCTTGCGAGCTCGTCGACTTCATCCCTGCTCTGACTCTGCGCCCGGAAACTACCCGCCACAGAGCTACCCACCGTCGCAACAAGGAACGTCACCGGCAGGATCAACCACAGCCACGACAACGCACCTAGGGCTGCAACGACAGCGAAGACTAGTAGCAAGACCGATGAGGCCGCGGCCATCACCACCCTCCGCTTCACAGCCGCCTGCTCACGCGCCAGTCGAGCCACCCGACGAGCCCGTAACGCCGCCATCTGCCGAGTTGGGCTATCCGCTCTGCCAGCAGAAGCGACCTTTTTGGGGCCCTCGGGCCGATCCACCGCGGGTAGACCTAGTTCTGGATTGTTCACCATGGGTGTTCCTTCGCTATGGCTCACTAAGACATTGGGAAGAAGAGGCCTGGTTGAGACGTGCAGACCCTGGTGCATCCGCTCCTCAACTTGAACCTGTTTGCAGGGGACCAACTCCACGCCGGGAGAGAACCGATCCCCCTCACGTGAAGTAACCACTGCCACACGACGCGCGATTGTTGCGGGCAGCGCGTAGAGGACGATCACGCACGCGATCACCGCAACGATAAAGCCAGCAAATTCCACGACTCCAACCTAAGTTGAATCCGCGACATTTCCGGCGTGCCACTCCGCATGTTGCTGCCATTGGCATTTGGGTTTCACGCCTTTTGGGCCCCCGTCAGTGTTTGCCCCCTCGTCGGACCCTGTGTTCCACCAGGGAACCACCCGGCATCTGCCTCAGGTCTTCCTGATCAACTGCGAACCCGACATGGTCCGCCCACCGACCATTAATGT
This genomic stretch from Schaalia sp. JY-X169 harbors:
- a CDS encoding META domain-containing protein, encoding MRKIFSAVAVVGLLAMGVAGCSSSGGTQSSEGAPITQESAAGSWVLVDGKGPEGEVKPTEETPIELTIESDGQFSGSSGCNSIMGAMTVTDGSVDMGTIGQTMMACEEDAMTLEFAYTQALDSVTAGTASAEEMTLTGEGTELHFKPAGS
- a CDS encoding methylated-DNA--[protein]-cysteine S-methyltransferase: MSNPRRGKVALVYRHITSPVGPLFAVASRRGLAALSFEPEATLEQLGLATPRTAAPSEAKQAQVDHPGVEILDQVETQLSEYFAGQRHSFALVLDLLPTFEVDEGGPEVPNPWVSASGRFRQTVQVALSGIPYGKTASYGRVAELVGHPRAARAVGSACATNPLPIILPCHRVTKADGSLGNYTGGTEIKRALLDLERPRT